Part of the Caldisericia bacterium genome is shown below.
TCACTAAAGACCTCTGCCTCTCCTATCTTTGCACACTGGATTCCATCTATCCCATACTTTTCCTGAAGTTTTCCTATCCATATACTTTTGTGGGTCTTTACCATGGGGCGAAGGGAAACTTTATTTTCCTTAGAGAAATTTGCCATATCCCTTATATTTTCCTCAAGTTTCTCTAAATCAACATAAACAAACGGTGTGTCAATGTCTTTTATTTCCATAGTTAAAGTATAACTTAAAAAATCATTGACAAAAATATTTAGATAATCTAAAATTTAGAATATGAGAATAAATTATGTAAAAGAGATAGATGAGAATCTAAGAGAGATAAATAAGATTTTAAACAGAGATTTAAAGAGGGAGATGATAAGACTTGATCTTGGTCTATCCCATTTTTATATATTGACTACTCTATACAGAGAAAAAGTTTTAAGTTCAGGGAATCTTGCAAAGAGCCTTGATGTGAGGAATTCAACGATTACATCTCTTGTGGATAGACTTGTAAAACTCTCATTGGTGAAAAGAAGAAGGGATGAGAGAGATAGAAGAGTTGTTCTTGTGGAGTTAACTGATAAAGGGAAAAAACTTACAGAAAAACTCCTAACCTTAAGGAAGGAAAGGCTAAAAGAGATAGTTAAAGAACTTCCAGAAGAAAAAGTGAAAGAGATTTACGAATCCATTAAAAGGGTGAAGGAGATACTGAAGAAGAAATGATAAGGATAACAAAAGAGGATTTAACTCGTCCAGAGGCAATAAGAAGAAAGATTATAAGCTTATCTCTTCCAGCTGTTGGTGAGAATCTTTTCAGGACAATATTTTCCTTTGTGGATATGGCATTTGTTGGTTATATTGGTTCCACCGCTCTTGCTGGCGTTGGGCTTTCAAATCAGGTTATATTCGTATTCATGGCTGTCATGTTCTCCCTTAACATAGGAACAGTGGTTCTTATTTCCCAGAATGTTGGGGCAAAGAGAGAGGAGAAGGCAAGGTATTCAGCGTATCAGTCAATATATCTTGGTATATTTGTGTCAATAGTCTTTGCACTGGTTCCCATTTTCTTTTCAGATAAGATTTTCTCTCTATTTAATACCACACCGGAGCTTAAAAACTTTGCCTCAAGTTACTTCTTCTGGATACTGGCTCCCTCCTTTGTATTTGTGCTTCCCTTCATGTTTGGTGCAATACTCAGAGGGTTTGGTGATACAAAATCACCTTTTAAAATTACTGCCTTTGCCAACACATTAAACATATTTCTTGACTACTGCCTTATATTCGGAAAGTTTGGTTTTCCAGCCCTTGGAGTAACTGGAGCGGCAATAGCGACCTCTCTCTCAAGAGGT
Proteins encoded:
- a CDS encoding alanine racemase, translating into MEIKDIDTPFVYVDLEKLEENIRDMANFSKENKVSLRPMVKTHKSIWIGKLQEKYGIDGIQCAKIGEAEVFS
- a CDS encoding MarR family transcriptional regulator, yielding MRINYVKEIDENLREINKILNRDLKREMIRLDLGLSHFYILTTLYREKVLSSGNLAKSLDVRNSTITSLVDRLVKLSLVKRRRDERDRRVVLVELTDKGKKLTEKLLTLRKERLKEIVKELPEEKVKEIYESIKRVKEILKKK